A DNA window from Paenibacillus andongensis contains the following coding sequences:
- a CDS encoding adenylate/guanylate cyclase domain-containing protein: protein MKKSIAALLLVLLLLGAAGTYLSLNRDSFSLWPFNQSMPFDGLSKAVSDRQNNLFVIDNAKKTIHKLNSQGVLQFSITSETGKNGEVYRFNDMAVDDQGYLYTIRTLLDPYGIAVKSEQIVRYRPDGQFDRSLFTEEYDSQTKRYRLGSLRNVQVREGVVYFFNDEVHQLTLYQAPIGDTSSSEPKSIYTIKLPENKYVSEADGYKPGEIYYSTRSGEIYRAFGDGRSELVYPLPGLDRTRRNFPESLHLDNQGRLVFIDFNSKSISRLDPKQPYIIEGLVNEDKAKASGVELAFDATNSSIGQDGSLIIVETAQINRRLPDGTITPSMVEAQFSEAMKTKAILLWSIAIAGILLVLYATKLVFFNLLQRRLPLMMKQIFILVPVIAVSMILLSTVIYTSFSKKMEEETFSELTLLAKNGGQNLIDGDKLESLTSPLDYNGTIYQSFRKKIQSVFDNNDQDDNQGFYKAVYKYENGVIYRILEDDDGMHMFNPFLPTPENQQVVLQGKPATGQWQDFSGEWRYAIAPIFNSAGKIVGVFETSKNLDGILKHRQLVLQSIIRNIAFISIGLLLVLFLMTYVLLSSIRKLRNSVGEIAKGNWDAVVTINTRDEVSDLGDSVNTMAARIRDYITKVENFSQSYYRFVPQQFLRFLNKESILDVELGDQVEQNMSILIFNIRGFYQLSKRLSPEENFNFVNSFLKRFGPYVRNHQGLMNKYLGAGFMALFPNQADEALRACIEMRKELDIYNSHRAKVGYKPVDFGIGLHKGPLRLGIIGEEQRLEGNVISDGVNLATMLEKMTEPLGASILITDYVVQSLEQPEGFLYRNLGLIQVEGVKEPLHLFDVYQGDPDTIRTLKDKTKALFEQAVTYYQVGRFYDAREAFLMVIKQNRQDKAAQLYFYICDEYFQNGTTAEWNGTLSVS from the coding sequence AACAATTTGTTCGTCATCGACAATGCCAAAAAAACCATTCACAAGCTGAACAGTCAAGGTGTTCTACAATTCTCCATTACAAGTGAGACGGGGAAGAACGGTGAAGTGTATCGCTTTAATGATATGGCTGTCGATGACCAAGGCTATCTCTATACCATTCGTACGTTACTAGATCCGTATGGTATCGCAGTCAAATCCGAGCAGATTGTTCGTTATAGACCTGACGGACAGTTTGATCGCAGCCTGTTTACAGAAGAATATGATTCACAAACGAAACGATATAGACTGGGCTCCTTACGAAATGTCCAAGTTCGTGAAGGTGTGGTGTACTTTTTCAACGATGAAGTACATCAATTAACCTTATATCAGGCTCCAATTGGAGATACTTCTTCCTCCGAGCCGAAGTCCATTTACACGATCAAGCTTCCGGAGAATAAATATGTGTCTGAGGCAGATGGTTATAAGCCAGGGGAGATTTATTATTCAACGCGCAGCGGAGAAATTTACCGCGCTTTTGGTGATGGACGCTCGGAGCTGGTTTATCCGCTTCCGGGTCTTGACCGTACAAGGCGCAATTTTCCGGAGAGCTTGCATCTGGATAATCAGGGACGGCTCGTTTTCATCGATTTCAACAGCAAATCGATCTCCAGACTTGATCCCAAGCAGCCCTACATCATCGAAGGTCTTGTGAATGAGGATAAAGCCAAAGCTAGCGGTGTAGAGCTTGCTTTCGATGCAACGAATAGCAGTATCGGCCAAGATGGCAGCCTCATCATTGTAGAAACGGCTCAAATTAATCGCCGTCTTCCGGATGGAACCATTACCCCTTCCATGGTTGAGGCACAGTTTAGTGAAGCTATGAAGACAAAGGCCATTCTACTTTGGTCAATTGCAATTGCGGGAATCCTGCTTGTGCTGTATGCCACCAAATTAGTTTTCTTCAACTTGCTGCAGCGGCGTCTGCCGCTTATGATGAAGCAAATTTTCATTTTAGTGCCGGTCATCGCGGTTTCGATGATTCTTCTATCTACCGTTATTTACACGAGCTTCTCTAAGAAAATGGAAGAAGAAACCTTCAGTGAGCTTACTTTACTGGCCAAAAACGGTGGTCAAAACCTGATTGACGGCGATAAACTGGAAAGTCTAACCTCGCCGCTGGATTATAATGGGACTATATATCAATCGTTTCGTAAAAAGATTCAATCCGTCTTTGATAATAACGATCAAGATGATAATCAAGGATTTTACAAAGCGGTTTATAAATATGAGAATGGCGTCATTTATCGCATTTTAGAAGATGATGACGGGATGCATATGTTCAATCCGTTTCTGCCAACACCCGAGAATCAGCAAGTCGTGCTGCAAGGCAAGCCGGCGACAGGCCAATGGCAGGATTTCTCCGGTGAGTGGCGATATGCGATTGCTCCTATTTTTAACTCAGCAGGTAAAATTGTTGGTGTTTTCGAAACTAGTAAAAACTTGGACGGTATCCTTAAGCATCGCCAATTAGTACTTCAATCGATCATTCGAAATATTGCTTTTATATCGATAGGTTTACTGCTTGTTCTCTTTCTAATGACCTATGTGCTGCTCTCTTCGATTCGGAAGCTTCGCAATAGCGTTGGAGAGATTGCCAAGGGGAACTGGGATGCGGTTGTTACGATAAATACTAGGGATGAAGTGTCAGACCTGGGCGACAGTGTCAATACGATGGCTGCTCGCATTCGAGACTATATCACCAAGGTAGAAAACTTCAGCCAATCCTACTATCGCTTCGTACCGCAGCAATTTTTGCGTTTTCTGAACAAAGAAAGCATTCTGGATGTTGAGCTCGGTGATCAGGTGGAGCAAAATATGTCCATCTTAATTTTCAATATTCGAGGTTTTTATCAACTGTCCAAAAGGCTCTCGCCGGAAGAGAACTTCAACTTCGTCAACTCATTTCTGAAAAGATTCGGGCCTTATGTACGCAATCATCAAGGTCTCATGAATAAGTATCTGGGCGCGGGCTTCATGGCGTTATTCCCGAATCAAGCAGACGAAGCGCTGCGAGCCTGTATAGAGATGCGCAAAGAACTGGACATCTATAATTCTCATCGAGCCAAAGTGGGTTATAAGCCGGTTGATTTCGGCATTGGTTTGCATAAAGGACCGCTCCGACTAGGGATCATTGGTGAGGAGCAGCGTTTGGAAGGCAATGTGATTTCCGACGGAGTTAATTTGGCAACGATGCTGGAGAAAATGACGGAACCGCTAGGGGCATCGATTCTCATTACCGATTATGTGGTTCAATCATTGGAACAGCCTGAAGGCTTCCTCTACCGTAATCTGGGATTGATTCAGGTAGAAGGGGTGAAAGAGCCGCTTCATCTGTTCGATGTGTATCAGGGTGATCCGGATACGATCCGAACGCTGAAGGATAAAACCAAAGCTTTGTTCGAGCAAGCTGTTACGTACTACCAAGTAGGGCGTTTCTATGATGCGCGTGAAGCGTTCTTGATGGTCATAAAGCAAAATCGTCAAGATAAAGCAGCACAGCTGTATTTCTATATTTGTGATGAATACTTCCAGAACGGTACAACAGCAGAGTGGAATGGGACATTATCTGTTTCTTAA